AAGATGCACTGGGCGCGGCACGCGTTCAGCGCTGGTTGTCGGTAGCGGCCGGCGAGGTCGCCTACGGACCGGCAGCAGCCCGGTTGGTCACCGTGTTTGGCGCAGGCTTCAATGCCGAGGAAGTCATCGGCCGCGCCCATGCCCTGCTCGGTCAGCTGGAACAGCACCTGGCCGGCCGCGACTGGTTGGCGGCCGATCATCCGACGATCGCTGACGTCGCGATCTACAGCTACGTCGCCCGCGCACCGGAAGGCAACGTCGCGCTGTCCGACTACCCCGCCGTCAATCGTTTCCTCCGCCGTATCGAAGCCCTGCCTGGCTTCGTGCCCTTCGTCCAGACCGCTGCTGGGCTGGCCGCGTAAGCGGACCCAAGGCACCTACCCCGCTTCCATCGCCCGGAGAGAACGACATGTCCGAGTCATCGCTTACAACCGCCGTCTGGCACGAGGGCGAGAAACTCATCCAGGAAAAGCTCGGCGTGGCGGAGCGCATGGAAGCGGTCGGCGCACGTGTCATACGGGACTTCATGCCCGAGCAGCACCGCGCATTCTACGGCCAGCTGCCGTTCATCGTGCTCGGCAGCGTGGACGCCGAGGGAGACGCCTGGGCAACGGTTCTTGACGGCCGTCCGGGCTTCATGGCCTCGCCGACGCGCACGACACTCGACATCGCGGCCCGGCCGGATTCCAACGACCCGGCGGGTCGCGGCCTGGTCGATGGCGCGCCGGTCGGCCTGTTAGGCATCGAGATGCACACGCGTCGTCGCAACCGCATGAATGGCGTTGTTTCGCTCACCGATCGAGGCTTC
This DNA window, taken from Stutzerimonas stutzeri, encodes the following:
- a CDS encoding glutathione S-transferase family protein — translated: MKIHHHPLSGHAHRVVLFASLLGLEHELVEVDLQAGAHKQPEFLAINPFGQVPALEDDGIALADSNAILVYLAKKAGRRDWLPEDALGAARVQRWLSVAAGEVAYGPAAARLVTVFGAGFNAEEVIGRAHALLGQLEQHLAGRDWLAADHPTIADVAIYSYVARAPEGNVALSDYPAVNRFLRRIEALPGFVPFVQTAAGLAA